A window of Bos mutus isolate GX-2022 chromosome 3, NWIPB_WYAK_1.1, whole genome shotgun sequence genomic DNA:
CATCTAAAGAAAAGTTCTAGGtgttctgaattaaaaaaaaaaaatcctaggagATTTTCCCTTAGAAacaaaatgaggggaaaaaacctaaacaaatgttaaatatgtaaagacatttgaaatttaaaaggttaaatagtaaaattttaaatttttgtttcttcatgtttATACATTTTTGAACCAGCCCACAGATAcagaatttaaatgtatttttacaaaaaaaCTATACCTTCACCATATTCATGATAAAAGCTATAAAATAGGGTATATTGATAAATTAATGGGACAGTGGTAAAGCAAAAAGGTATAAAAAGTTCCTATGTTATATATCTTTCTGGATATGGTGaacttgaaataaataatttaaatataaatcttaagGATAAAGAAATTGGGTTTTGAACACCTAATACTTACCATGCAAACTGTTATCAATTTCAATATTTTCTGATATCATTGAATTGTTTGTGCTGTAGCTCAGACCAAGAACCATTTGAAGGTCTGAGAGATTCAGTCGTGCTGTAAGCTCACCACTTCTATCTCCAACCTACAACCAcaagcatttatttatatatttagagtAGTATTTAAAGTAAAGAATGGTGAAGATTAGTTGAAAAtattgtgaacctaaaactggaagaaaatatggagaaatgaaaatagttattttagAATTATAATACTATAAATGAAATGGTTTTTTCCATTAAtactattttaaagaagaaagaaaaggaaagtttctAAACTATGGCAGTAGGACTAATGAATATATTCTAtcaactcttctctaaatattagACTGCTCTCAATCTCTGTGATCAATTAAATAATAATGTAGATTATTCTGTGACATGTTAACTTGGCATCACATGAATAAAATTTccttataatatttatttccatactgctgctgctgctgctaagtcgcttcagtcgtgtctgactctgtgcaaccccatagacggcagcccaccaggccccaccgtccctgggattctccaggcaagaacactggagtgggttgccatttcctcctccaatgcatgaaagtaaaaagtgaaagtgaagtcgctcagtcgtgtctgactcttagcgaccccatggactgcagcctagcaggctcctctgtccatgggattttccaggcaagagtactggagtggggtgccattgccttctcccatactgTAGTAGCAGTATTAAACCAGCACTAGACATCACACTAGGCACTTTTATATACTTTCTCTCTAATCCTTATAACAATTTGCAAAGcagttattattcccattttacagatgaaagaaatGATGCTCAGAAAAGGTTTCCAAGCTCAAACAGCCAGCAAATGGCAGAACTGTAACAGGAACCAGTCCTTGATTCTAAAAGCCATCTTCCTCCTTTCATACCATGCTACTTTTCCACAAAGAGATGGGGGACAGTGGAGATAGGTCAGTAATCCTCTCCTCTATCCTACATCAAGGCCAGTGCAAACATACCTCTGATCTGTATCTTAAAATGCTTTCAGTTCTTATGCCTAGAGaacaatatataattaaatttattacttGGCCATATAGCAGGATCCTAGAGAAATAATAGGGCTGCAGATCTGTGAATCACAGTAGCACAGATAAGCACAGATAACCATTTTTTAGTTTCATACCTCTCTTGAAATTTCCAAGTGTTTTTCAGCAAAATGCATTGCTTGGTCATGATTTCCTAGAGCTGTGTATGCATTTCCTAAGCTCCAACATGCTCTTCCTTCACCAATTCTACAAAATAATTCAAAGTTAACATACAGTTATCTGAAAGGAAGTCGGTGTGAAGAATAAAATCAGGTAgtaattaaaagtataaaacaattctttgaatttatttgGTCTTTCTTATAAAGAACAAACTATCATAATACTAGAGATATACAGTTGGCCTGCTTCAGGTTATGCATCTGGGGATTCAACCATGATCTGAGAAACTCCTGGATATGGAGGGCCGGTTGTACTAcaccattttacacatgaggctTGAGTCTCCATGGCTTTTGGTATCAACAGGGGTcctggaatcttaaccaccaTAGATATCAAGGGACAACTGTGTTAAAATATCCAGATAATACTGAACTCAGAGTCaagttttaaaatggaaaagatttttttaaaacatgtagtGTATTATAAAGTCTCAGGGATAAGTCTTGTAATTCAACTACCCCATTTTCTTTCTATGATAGCCTTACTGGGTAATCACTCACCATGAGGAAGACAGAACTCACTACCTCTTGAATTAGCATACTTTATTTTGAATAAGTATATAGAATTTTtcacactgaaataaaaatctatCCTATTTAAAGCAAATGTCAGAAACTAAAGTCCTGTACAAATATTCTGTTTTTccatatagttaaaaaaaaaaaaaattagccatcaacatttaaaaatcagaatattttatataaaactcaGAATTCCTCCCTTCTCTTGAAAAAAGAGGTGGCTTTGGATCCTCATTCCTGGCCTGCGACACTTAGCTGGAGTGAAATAGCAGCTGTCCCCTTAACATTAGGAGTAATATCGAATTTCACCACAATTTTCCACACTGATCTAGTCAGGAGGACCTTTGCAGGCATGTGAGTTTGTGACCTACTTGGTTCAAGATTATAGGGAACCAGTCAAATCCTCTAAAATGTGCTAGCCCTTCAAAACATATGCTAGCATACAGAGAATGCTACTGAAACAGAGAAGATAccttataaagaaattaaaaagaaaagcaaaccaaaaaagaaacttaaaggaaaaattcTAGGGattcaacaatatattttatcataacaacaataaaaaggtgTAGAACTTACCTATCATTAAGCTCTTGAGCAATTGTTAAGTGCTTCAGATGATAATCAATGGCCTTCTCATAGTCTTGAAGTAAAGTATATGTGTTTCCAAGACTGTAGCAAGACTGTGCTTCTATAGCTCTGTCTTTAAGCTGGCGAGCCAAGAGTAGAGtctttctgaaaaaagaaattaattcttacataaagatcatttttattattggctatagtaaacataaaataaaactcacttttcctcctgcctttaaagTAAATCTACTTTAGGGCCTAATATCCCATACTTTCTCCACTACTTCTaggtaaaatgaaaaggcattcttgaaacacaaaaaacaaatccAGACTTTTAGAATAAATATAAGAGTCCTATTAATTCCCCAGAtaaaagaagaattgatgcatgAGATCAAGTGCCTCTAAAGATTAAcagtatttttaacatttaaaaaaacctttccctgttgctgaagaattgatgcttttgaactgtggtgttggagaagactcttgagagtcccttggactgcaaggagatccaaccagtccatcctaaaggagattagtcctgaatattcattggaaggactggtgttgaagctgaaactccaatactttggccacctgatgtgaagagctgtctcaactgaaaagaccctgatgctggtaaagactgaaggcccaagtagaaggagacaacagaggatgagatggtcggatggcatcaccgacttaatggaaatgagtttgagtaaactccgggcattggtgatggagggaggcctggaatgctgcagtccatggggtcacaactgagcgcctgaactgaacttccctgtTGCAGTGCAATACCATTAAGTCAGTTTGTCTACATACATCATACTGTTGCCTTTACATTTTGTCAAAACTGAAAATACTTAATGTAAATTGCTTTGTATAGGCCATAAGTCACCAattcatgaaaaatattaaatgccaCATTTAAATATTAACCAAACTCTACCTTGTGGAATCAccaatgagaagccagtgcagtagttaagagcatgggctgtagagcCAGGAGGACTGGGTTCAACTCCCAGCTTTGTGAGTTAGTACATCTGTAACTGGGACAAGTCACTCACCCTCTCTATGTACTAGTTTCCTCGTATGTAAAAAATAGGTTTtgttaggattaaatgaattagtatATATAATGTGCTTAGCATAGCATCTTGCTCCCAGTAGAAGCTAATAAATGTTAGTGTTTTGTTATTATTCTCATTAGTGCTTCAATCTACAGATGCTTTTGGAGCCAATAATATAAATGACTCTTTCCTATAATTTCTGCCAAACAGTATAAATACTTCGTATCATTATAACTATATGAAAAATAAGTATATGATAATGTGATAGTTTTATTAAGCAAACAAACCTGAAATTATGTATTTAATGATGATACTTTCAAATTTGTCACCCAGCAAGGCTACACACTTACTCTAACCTTGCCTGTCCTCACAAACATTTTTGGAAGACTTTTGGAATTGTCTTCTGACCCTGTGGCACAATCCTTTCTGGCATATGGTTATCCTTTGAGAATACAGTTAATTTGAAAATGGTTGGAAGTCTTTCTATAACCAAACTCTATTACTAAAGTAGCTTTACCGACTACTGTTTCTACCCTTTCTATTATAGACCTATAAAAGTAAGATAGTTTTCCAGTGTGGCTCTGAAAACAATTCCAAAGAagagttccaaaaatatttttaaccaaTATTTATGTAATATGTATGAAGTTCTGAGTTCTCCTTGCTTGGGGGTGTGTGGGGCAGGAGTAAGTTTCATTACTTTATACTCATGCTTCTTTAGTTAAACAGCCACCATCTCTACTTTCTTACAGAACTTTTCAGTATTTAATACAAATACATCATTGTTAAGACTTTTCTATGTCTTTtggatttaaaatataagaaacttttatatttaaaatcaaaatatatacTCCTTGTATAGtgatgtattttatttagaaggTTATTTCACATCTAACTAGTCAACCAACAAATACCAACCATTAGTTGAAGTTTAAATGGGATGACATTCTAGTTTTTAATATGGACCTAaagcaattttactttttttttttttagatgataaACTTTCCAGATCTCTCTCACATTAGATTTTTTAACAAAACATAAATCAGTGACTGCGTCTTTGGTTCAGTCATATTGGCTTCTGCCTAAGGCCTGTATGGACCTTCAATTCCCACTAATTAAAGAAAACACCAAACAATCTAGAAAGCAAAGATCAGGCAAAATGAAGCAGTCCAAACTTTGCTATCATGTATGTTTCAAGCCTACCAATAGCTTAAAAAGACTCTGTCTCAGAAGAAGCTGGGAGTGCTACTCAAGTGAATAGGGCCTCAGCTTAAAGAGAGAACCAAAGATAGGCAGAGAGGGTGGGAGAACTCGATAAGATGGTAGGATGAGGTGGGGGACATTCAGCAACTGCTGGAGGAAACCAGGGCATCTGTTTGTTACCAGGCTTTCATGTGGCCTGTCTGCAAACCCATCATTGGTGGTGGGGGagcatgtaaatatatacacCATACATGCTGAACCAGTGTAAAAGACTTTAAACGTTTAGAATGTCATTGAAAAcagttttaaagataaaaactaataaaaatataaaggggctatgctgctgctactaactGTTAACAATAATACGTATCGAGCACTGTGTGCCAAGTACTATGCTAAATAAGTGCTTAATATAGTCTTTATTCAGTCCTTATAACAATCCCCAAAGCAAAGTATTGATATCTTTGATTACAGATGAGAAGGCTGAGACTTAGAGAGCCAAAGGTCCTGCTGCTTAAATGCACCAAAAAAGTCATAAACCCAAAGCCTATGATTTATTGGACTGCATAACTAACCATTTTACATTTATCTACAGAAATATTAGACTAACTTGTAGTATTCAGAGGCAGTTTCAAATTCACCAAGAAATATATACGCATTTCCAAGGTTGCTGTATGCTCTTCTTTCAGCTGCTTTATCTCCAAATTCTTTGGCAATAAGGAGACGCTGAAACAGAAAGTTTTAATTAGataaaactaaagaaagcctgaaaGCTGTTcaaaacactgatgaagaaaATGATCTGCTCCAAAGCTTTACTGTACCTGTTCATGAGCTATAACTGCATCCCTGAAGTTGCCAAGGAGGTAATGCGTGTTTCCAAGATTTCCAAAGGCACGTCCTTGGGCTGCTCGGTCACCCAAAGCAGTTACTAGTGATAAATTTTCCCTAAGTGGtaacaaaaagtttttaaaaaacaaacaaggttgaGAAAACCATTTATTGATTTTCATTTACAAAtcgaattctttttttttttttttttatgggcgGGAGTAGTCTGAATTGGGTTATGAGGCCCCCACGCAGGGTACCTCACCTCAGCCATTGAACTCACTTCGCTGGCAGTGAGTCTGTTCCAAATTCTGGCTAAGGAGGCATCCGCCAGGACCCTCTGCAAAGGCGGGGTCCATAGCACCTCCTGCCCAGTCTGCCCTTGTGTGCGTGGAGCCCCGTTCTCTGGGAACTCACCTCCCCAAAGCTCAGGGAAGGCCCTTTTAGGGCCGTGCTATGGCCCTAGTCCCAGACCTTCCCAAGGGACATGGGACAGAGTGACTAAGTGCACTCAGCTCCTAGCCCCACTGATGAGCTTCTCTACAAATTGAAttctttataggaaaaaaaatgtaaataagctTACAGCCATAATGTGCCAGGTTTTAATGATATGTCTGTGCTGGAGGGTGGCTACAGGAAATAACTGGGAATATTTTACTCAACCATTCAGGTAGGTTTCTTCTCAGAGTCCAGGACAGAGTAATCTTAGAACCCATACAGCTAAGAAGTTCTATGAAAGTCTGTTGATAAAAGACTCCGAATAACCCAAGACTCACTACTGATATTTCTTATTTGTACCACTAAGTGGCACTGGTCTGCAGTTTAAATGAAAGTtttcctggggagggaggagattaCGACTAATAGAACACTATAACATTTTAGCAGCAACTTCACGGTTTATTTTACTtactaatgattttaaaatgtctgcCAAACTTAAAAACTTTACTACTGTCTGAGGTGGACCACATGACTGTGTCAGGGCTACTCACTCATAATAATCCACAGCTGCCTGCAGAGCATTTCTTACTTCTTCTGGGAATTCTCCTACCTCCTGAGGACCAGGGCAGCCAAAACTTTTCCCTTTAGCATGATACACATTTCCAAGATTGTAAAGTGCTCTTGCTTCTCCCACCTAGATGAAGGTATCAGCAGTTTACATTTTGAAATCAGAGGCCAGTACTACAATGCTTATCACATATACTTATTTGTAACATCCTTGATATTATggtcaagagaaaaaaatgtttacatcAGCCATCCATACAGAACCACAAAACATATGACCATGTATGAAAGAAGgacctctatttctttttctcatctattaaaaattttttttgtttctcttctcattttctcttctctcactttctttttggTATTAACTTTTAGATAAACTACAGAATAATTAAATAGGATTAAAACACAAAGCAATTTCAATGAAAACATTTGGCCTACCATCTAACGTTTCCTCATTACCTTGTCATTAAGCTCTCTGGAAATATCCAGGTGTCGCTGACAACAAACTATAGCTTCATCAAAATTCCCAAGAACTTTTAAAGTATTTCCCAGATTACCACTAGCTTTAGCTTCCCCCAACTGGTCTCCAATAGTCCTGGGGTTTAAAGAAAAGATgtgttaaaatataaatcagcCAGAATACAGTTTTCCCTAGAGAACAGATGACATGCTTAAGGTAAGAAAGACTCATTATTCTTGAAAcctactttaaataaaaattttaaacttacatTTCCGTATTTAAATATAATCTTAATTCACTTAATTAAACTCTAACATCATTTCACCACTATTCATTTACTTAATTAAACTGTGTTCAGCCTaaagattacttttaaaatacaacagaagatgagatggctggatggcatcactgactcgatggacgtgagtctgggtgaactctgggagttggtgatggacagggaggcctggcatgctgcgattcatggggtcgcaaagagtcggacacgactgagcaactgaactgaactgaactgctaatgAATTAAAACTCATTAAATGTACTATTCAtttaactgaatgaaaaaatttttgaagtaaCAGTTAATTTAGGGAGAAAGTATGAAAAAGCTTAAGTTAATTACCTTGCAAGAGTTAAATCATGATGATGGTATTCTAGTGCTTTGGCATAATCATGCAAATAGAAATAAGCATTGCCCAGCTGGCTGTAAATAGCGCTAAGAGTTTTTAAGTCTTCAGTTCCAACTTGAACTGCAGCTTCAAAGAATGACACACCAGCACGGCAGTCTCCAGATTTACACAGACGCTCCCCTTCCAAGGCCAGTTCGAGGCAAGAGGCTTCCATTCTATAAAATTATATAGGACAGACATTCACAACATTACATTACAACTGCATCACagtgtcttttaacttccagCAATATAATTTCAACGTGGACTGCGGCAATTCTTGGTTACAACAGCTGCCTTTACAACTGAAGtatatacacactattgataAAACAGTAAACTTTTATAGCAAAAGCTAATCTGCCTATTCAAATGTCTCTCAACCACAAAGG
This region includes:
- the GPSM2 gene encoding G-protein-signaling modulator 2 isoform X2, which gives rise to MEASCLELALEGERLCKSGDCRAGVSFFEAAVQVGTEDLKTLSAIYSQLGNAYFYLHDYAKALEYHHHDLTLARTIGDQLGEAKASGNLGNTLKVLGNFDEAIVCCQRHLDISRELNDKVGEARALYNLGNVYHAKGKSFGCPGPQEVGEFPEEVRNALQAAVDYYEENLSLVTALGDRAAQGRAFGNLGNTHYLLGNFRDAVIAHEQRLLIAKEFGDKAAERRAYSNLGNAYIFLGEFETASEYYKKTLLLARQLKDRAIEAQSCYSLGNTYTLLQDYEKAIDYHLKHLTIAQELNDRIGEGRACWSLGNAYTALGNHDQAMHFAEKHLEISREVGDRSGELTARLNLSDLQMVLGLSYSTNNSMISENIEIDNSLHGARPKFGRRHSMENMELMKLTPEKVQNWNSEILAKQKPLIAKPSAKLLFVNRLKGKKYKTNSSTKVLQDASNSIDHQIPNSQRKISADSIGDEGFFDLLSRFQSNRMDDQRCCLQEKNSTSAAAAASSTPLKRMLKTPPVSVVSPNTDEFLDLLASSQSRRLDDQRASFSNLPGLRLTQNNSQSVLGHLMTNDNKEPEEDFFDILVKCQGSRLDDQRCAPPPAATKGPTVPDEDFLSLILRSQAKRMDEQRALLQRDQNRDTEFGLKDLLQSNALLELENSGKK
- the GPSM2 gene encoding G-protein-signaling modulator 2 isoform X1 yields the protein MEENLINMREDHSFHVRYRMEASCLELALEGERLCKSGDCRAGVSFFEAAVQVGTEDLKTLSAIYSQLGNAYFYLHDYAKALEYHHHDLTLARTIGDQLGEAKASGNLGNTLKVLGNFDEAIVCCQRHLDISRELNDKVGEARALYNLGNVYHAKGKSFGCPGPQEVGEFPEEVRNALQAAVDYYEENLSLVTALGDRAAQGRAFGNLGNTHYLLGNFRDAVIAHEQRLLIAKEFGDKAAERRAYSNLGNAYIFLGEFETASEYYKKTLLLARQLKDRAIEAQSCYSLGNTYTLLQDYEKAIDYHLKHLTIAQELNDRIGEGRACWSLGNAYTALGNHDQAMHFAEKHLEISREVGDRSGELTARLNLSDLQMVLGLSYSTNNSMISENIEIDNSLHGARPKFGRRHSMENMELMKLTPEKVQNWNSEILAKQKPLIAKPSAKLLFVNRLKGKKYKTNSSTKVLQDASNSIDHQIPNSQRKISADSIGDEGFFDLLSRFQSNRMDDQRCCLQEKNSTSAAAAASSTPLKRMLKTPPVSVVSPNTDEFLDLLASSQSRRLDDQRASFSNLPGLRLTQNNSQSVLGHLMTNDNKEPEEDFFDILVKCQGSRLDDQRCAPPPAATKGPTVPDEDFLSLILRSQAKRMDEQRALLQRDQNRDTEFGLKDLLQSNALLELENSGKK